In Lacibacter sp. H375, one DNA window encodes the following:
- a CDS encoding DUF1573 domain-containing protein: MKKHVITICAGLLLGFAGIAQNHDGHNHSTATPPATPAPKPETIKLSETTFDFGKIPQGKPVTHLFTVENIGKDSLKIDNVQASCGCTTPEWSKAAVAAGGKTTIKVGYNAAAEGVFDKTITIYYNNGEVKVMNIKGTVWKTPDQSAPTNQALNIFKQ, encoded by the coding sequence ATGAAAAAACATGTTATTACCATTTGTGCCGGTTTACTTTTGGGCTTTGCAGGCATAGCTCAAAACCACGATGGGCACAACCACAGCACTGCTACCCCCCCCGCCACTCCTGCTCCAAAACCAGAAACCATTAAACTTTCTGAAACAACATTTGATTTTGGAAAGATCCCACAAGGGAAACCTGTAACACACTTGTTTACAGTTGAAAATATAGGTAAAGATTCATTGAAGATCGATAACGTACAAGCATCCTGCGGTTGTACCACTCCTGAGTGGAGTAAGGCAGCTGTTGCAGCTGGTGGCAAAACAACCATTAAGGTTGGTTACAATGCTGCTGCTGAAGGTGTGTTCGATAAAACGATCACTATATATTATAATAACGGAGAAGTAAAAGTGATGAACATTAAAGGAACAGTTTGGAAAACCCCTGACCAATCGGCTCCAACAAACCAGGCATTAAATATCTTTAAACAATAA
- a CDS encoding alpha-ketoacid dehydrogenase subunit alpha/beta encodes MESTTNETLQLQQLSFEHFQREVLQDYRIACLSREASLLGRKEVLTGKAKFGIFGDGKEVPQLAMAKFFQPGDFYSGYYRDQTFAFATGVATLKEFFAQLYADPDTAHDPHSAGRQMNSHFASEFVDANGHVVDLVNRKNLTSGMAPTAAQMPRSVGLALASKLFRHSDVLKQFTQLSNKGNEVCFATIGDASTSEGHFWETINAAAVQQIPLAVFIWDDGYGISVPKKYQTTKGSISEALKGFQKKDGTTGIEIYKVKAWDYAGMCEVFEAGIEKIRATHTPALFHVEEVTQPQGHSTSGSHERYKTTDRLQWEREWDCIKKFKEWIIENNLADEDQLSAIERETKEFARNEKNEAWKEFELPIKEQVTEVVAALQQAAALSSNKEEVEMVISELKKLREPNRRDVMSALYKGISMAGVPSVANELYKKLQKENEILFSSHLYHEGAASAMKVAEVKAEYAADASLLNGYEILNRYFDQLFSINPKAVAFGEDLGFIGDVNQGFAGLQTKHGENRIFDTGIRELTIMGQGIGLAMRGLRPIAEIQYLDYLVYGLQPLTDDVATLQYRTAGRQSAPLIVRSRGHRLEGIWHSGSPMGMIINSLRGMYVCVPRNMVQAAGMYNTLLQSNEPGLVIECLNGYRLKEKMPSNLSSFTVPMGVPEVVRQGTDITIVSYGSILRIIDDAAQQLERFGISCEIIDVQTLLPFDVSHVILESLKKTNRIAFIDEDVPGGAAAYMFNKVMEEQGGYKYLDVAPRTITGKAHRPGYGSDGDYFSKPNVEEIMTVLQEMMRE; translated from the coding sequence ATGGAATCAACCACTAACGAAACCTTGCAACTCCAGCAGCTCTCTTTTGAGCATTTTCAGCGGGAAGTGTTACAGGATTACCGCATCGCCTGCCTCAGTCGTGAAGCCAGCCTTCTTGGCCGTAAAGAAGTGCTTACAGGCAAGGCCAAGTTTGGCATTTTTGGCGATGGTAAGGAAGTGCCGCAGCTTGCAATGGCCAAGTTTTTCCAGCCGGGCGATTTTTACAGTGGTTATTACCGTGACCAAACCTTTGCGTTTGCTACAGGTGTGGCAACGTTAAAAGAATTCTTCGCTCAGCTTTATGCTGATCCGGATACTGCTCATGATCCACACAGTGCAGGTCGCCAGATGAATTCTCACTTTGCATCTGAATTTGTAGATGCAAATGGTCATGTGGTTGACCTGGTGAACAGAAAAAATCTTACTTCAGGCATGGCGCCGACAGCAGCACAAATGCCACGTTCGGTTGGTTTGGCCTTAGCATCAAAATTATTCCGTCATTCAGATGTGTTGAAACAGTTCACACAACTTTCAAATAAAGGCAATGAGGTTTGCTTTGCTACTATTGGCGATGCATCAACAAGCGAGGGACATTTCTGGGAAACCATCAATGCAGCTGCGGTGCAACAGATTCCTTTAGCAGTGTTTATCTGGGATGATGGTTATGGCATTTCTGTTCCTAAAAAATACCAGACAACCAAAGGTTCTATTTCGGAAGCCTTGAAAGGGTTTCAGAAAAAAGATGGTACCACAGGTATTGAAATTTATAAAGTGAAGGCATGGGATTATGCCGGCATGTGCGAAGTGTTTGAAGCAGGTATAGAAAAGATACGTGCAACACATACACCTGCATTGTTTCATGTGGAAGAAGTAACACAACCACAAGGTCATTCAACTTCGGGTAGTCATGAACGTTACAAAACAACTGATCGTTTACAATGGGAGCGTGAGTGGGATTGTATTAAGAAATTCAAAGAGTGGATCATTGAAAATAATTTGGCGGATGAAGATCAACTAAGCGCCATTGAGCGTGAGACAAAGGAATTTGCTCGCAACGAAAAGAATGAAGCGTGGAAGGAATTTGAATTGCCTATCAAAGAACAGGTTACCGAAGTGGTTGCTGCATTGCAACAGGCAGCTGCATTATCTTCCAACAAAGAAGAAGTTGAAATGGTGATCAGTGAATTGAAAAAACTTCGTGAGCCTAACCGTCGTGATGTGATGAGTGCCTTGTATAAAGGAATTTCTATGGCAGGAGTTCCTTCTGTTGCAAATGAACTTTATAAAAAGTTGCAGAAGGAAAACGAAATACTCTTCAGTTCGCATTTGTATCATGAAGGTGCAGCGAGTGCCATGAAAGTTGCTGAGGTAAAAGCAGAATATGCGGCTGATGCTTCCTTATTGAATGGGTATGAAATTCTAAACCGCTATTTCGATCAATTATTTTCCATCAATCCAAAGGCAGTTGCGTTTGGTGAGGATCTTGGTTTTATTGGTGATGTGAACCAGGGCTTTGCCGGCTTACAAACAAAACATGGCGAGAACCGCATTTTTGATACAGGCATTCGTGAGTTGACCATCATGGGACAAGGCATCGGTCTGGCAATGCGTGGTCTTCGTCCAATTGCAGAAATTCAATACCTCGATTATTTAGTATATGGCTTGCAACCACTCACTGATGATGTGGCAACCTTACAATACCGCACGGCAGGCAGGCAAAGTGCACCGTTGATCGTTCGTTCAAGAGGTCATCGTTTGGAAGGCATCTGGCACAGCGGTTCACCAATGGGTATGATCATTAACAGCCTTCGTGGAATGTATGTATGTGTGCCACGCAACATGGTGCAGGCGGCGGGTATGTACAATACATTGTTGCAAAGTAATGAACCGGGTTTAGTGATCGAATGTTTGAATGGTTATCGATTAAAAGAAAAAATGCCTTCTAATCTTTCGTCATTCACTGTGCCGATGGGTGTACCGGAAGTGGTGAGACAAGGAACAGATATTACAATTGTATCATACGGTTCCATTCTCCGCATTATTGATGATGCAGCACAACAGCTGGAACGTTTTGGTATCAGTTGTGAAATTATTGATGTGCAAACACTCCTGCCTTTTGATGTAAGTCATGTTATTCTTGAATCATTAAAGAAAACAAATCGCATCGCTTTCATTGATGAAGATGTACCCGGAGGTGCAGCAGCTTATATGTTCAATAAAGTAATGGAAGAACAAGGCGGTTATAAATATCTTGATGTAGCTCCACGTACCATCACCGGTAAGGCACATCGTCCGGGCTACGGTAGCGACGGTGATTACTTCAGTAAACCCAATGTAGAAGAGATCATGACGGTATTGCAGGAAATGATGA
- the cas9 gene encoding type II CRISPR RNA-guided endonuclease Cas9 (Cas9, originally named Csn1, is the large, multifunctional signature protein of type II CRISPR/Cas systems. It is well known even to general audiences because its RNA-guided endonuclease activity has made it a popular tool for custom editing of eukaryotic genomes.) — MKIIYGLDLGVASIGWAAIRINDDNNYKILGMGSRIIPYSDKEGDEFGKGVGESVNQQRTKDRTARKGLDRYQLRRTLLNQELKNNNLLPDRSLFDLSALQLFGLRSKASTEKISLPELGRLLLHLNQRRGYKHGSEDEDADKKQRDWVETINSRYYQIKGKQTIGQFFFQELKDHQQNNKYYRIKEQIFPRDAYIEEFNTIWNRQQKEYPTQLSEVLKLKLRDHIIYYQRPLKSQKGLVSVCEFEGFLTKHNDGKTEKEIFVGPKVTPRSSPLFQISKIWESINAITIKRITADGKKHPTVDISPFKEKIFEHLNTNSILSEAELFQILGISKKDGYYSDKNVRKKGIQGNLTLAAILKALDGYDKKNQIIRFELKIESGNHLNKSTGEIISIEQVSATCEKEPLFQLWHTCYSLKEKEEKIRALKKRFYLPDEYARALAGIDFSAGSFSNKSAKAIRKILPGLMKGHAYSTAMEIVGYNHSFSETAQERANKVLQDKLFLLPKNALRQPIVEKILNQMINVVNSMMEEYPRPDEVRVELARELKQSKEERNDYFNAINQRTKQSEKIAERLQNEYQIKATRKNIEKWRLWHEVNGRCLYCNTPITVEQFLKGIESDVEHVIPKAVFFDDSFANKTIAHIRCNSAKRDMTAFDFMNTKGGETLNNYLQTINDLYKNDRADKAKTDEGSHCLTGKISKSKFDRLQWRKEDIPQDFVNRQLQESRYIARKAKQILNKVCVEVNSTSGNITETLRRLWGWGEILQNLALPRFRKQGLTEEITIGFNGNSITKEIIPGWSKRDDHRHHAIDALAVACTQQGFIQRLNTLNAEHTRNEMYAVVSGNNYSEKLTLLEKYLVSKRPFTTAQVQGIVEEILISYKAGKKVATLAKRKIKKNGKKEVVQEGIIVPRGALSEQSVYGKIKTLAKDFKKNETIKYPAKYLFENPQLIFKAKIKILVEERLSQHDGDVKKALASLKKQPIFLDSENKVELKFGTCFSEEAVIKYPITAITAKDVDYIIDEKVKELVRERLLQHNNKEKEAFKEVLWFDEEMQIPILSVRCFTGLKAVEPVKRDEMGKEIGFVLTKNNHHIALYKNEEGELIELPVTFWHAVERKSLFIHHFTREERDQAQENTIIKKPDLVWDKIESLSDNKFSESFLQKLPLPKWQFVSSIQRNEMFVIGLKEEELNDAIKANDYKLINQNLFRVNAIANKNYQFRLHTETKVDDKYNGVKNEMLSKTMGKLIIIQSIDAWKQRNPIKVRVNNLGKIVKVG; from the coding sequence ATGAAAATTATTTACGGATTAGATTTAGGGGTTGCTTCTATTGGATGGGCTGCTATTCGCATTAATGATGATAATAACTACAAAATTTTGGGGATGGGAAGCAGGATAATACCTTATTCCGATAAAGAAGGTGACGAATTTGGCAAGGGCGTTGGAGAAAGCGTAAACCAGCAGCGTACAAAAGACCGAACCGCAAGGAAGGGTCTCGACCGTTACCAATTGCGCAGAACTTTATTAAATCAAGAACTCAAGAACAACAATCTGCTTCCCGACAGGTCCTTATTTGATTTGTCAGCGTTGCAGCTATTTGGATTACGAAGCAAAGCTAGTACTGAAAAAATAAGTTTGCCTGAATTAGGCAGGTTGCTTTTACACCTTAATCAAAGAAGGGGTTATAAACACGGTTCAGAAGATGAGGATGCAGATAAAAAACAAAGAGACTGGGTCGAAACCATCAACAGCAGATATTATCAAATAAAAGGGAAACAAACTATTGGTCAGTTCTTCTTCCAAGAGTTGAAAGATCATCAGCAGAATAACAAGTACTATCGTATAAAAGAGCAAATATTTCCAAGAGATGCTTACATTGAAGAATTCAATACAATATGGAATAGGCAGCAAAAGGAATATCCAACTCAGTTATCTGAAGTACTGAAATTGAAATTAAGAGATCATATTATTTATTATCAACGTCCGCTAAAATCTCAGAAAGGGTTGGTTTCAGTATGCGAATTTGAAGGCTTTCTGACTAAACACAATGATGGCAAAACCGAAAAAGAAATTTTTGTTGGCCCAAAAGTTACACCTAGAAGTTCCCCTTTGTTTCAAATTTCAAAAATTTGGGAGAGCATCAATGCTATCACAATAAAAAGAATAACAGCAGACGGCAAAAAGCATCCAACAGTTGATATATCGCCTTTCAAAGAAAAAATATTCGAGCACTTAAATACAAACAGTATTCTGTCTGAAGCAGAATTGTTTCAGATATTAGGAATCAGCAAAAAAGATGGTTATTATTCGGACAAGAATGTAAGAAAGAAAGGCATCCAAGGCAACCTCACATTGGCAGCCATCTTAAAGGCACTGGATGGTTATGATAAGAAAAACCAAATAATTAGATTTGAATTAAAAATCGAATCCGGGAATCATCTTAATAAAAGTACCGGAGAAATCATTTCCATAGAGCAGGTTTCAGCAACATGCGAAAAGGAACCCTTGTTCCAACTTTGGCATACTTGTTATTCCCTCAAAGAAAAAGAAGAAAAGATAAGGGCTTTGAAAAAGCGATTCTATCTTCCCGATGAGTATGCTAGGGCTTTAGCCGGGATAGATTTCTCAGCAGGAAGTTTCAGTAATAAATCAGCAAAAGCCATTCGGAAAATTTTACCAGGTCTGATGAAAGGGCATGCATATTCTACCGCCATGGAAATAGTTGGGTATAACCATTCTTTTTCTGAAACAGCACAGGAGAGAGCAAATAAAGTGTTGCAGGACAAACTTTTTTTGCTACCAAAGAATGCTTTACGGCAGCCAATCGTGGAAAAAATTCTCAACCAGATGATTAACGTTGTTAACTCGATGATGGAAGAATATCCAAGACCAGATGAAGTAAGAGTTGAGCTGGCCAGGGAATTAAAGCAAAGCAAGGAGGAAAGAAATGACTATTTTAATGCCATTAATCAACGAACAAAACAAAGTGAAAAGATTGCTGAGCGATTGCAAAATGAATATCAAATAAAAGCCACTAGGAAAAATATTGAAAAATGGCGGCTTTGGCACGAAGTAAACGGGAGATGTCTTTACTGCAACACACCAATTACAGTAGAGCAATTTTTAAAAGGAATAGAAAGTGACGTAGAACATGTCATTCCTAAGGCTGTGTTCTTCGATGACTCTTTTGCCAATAAAACCATAGCACATATCCGTTGTAACAGTGCGAAAAGAGATATGACTGCTTTTGATTTTATGAATACAAAAGGAGGTGAAACTCTTAACAACTACCTCCAAACGATTAACGACCTATATAAAAATGATCGAGCGGATAAAGCCAAAACTGACGAAGGCTCTCATTGTCTTACAGGAAAAATCAGCAAAAGTAAATTCGACCGTTTACAATGGCGAAAAGAAGACATTCCACAGGATTTTGTAAACCGTCAGTTGCAGGAATCAAGATACATAGCCCGTAAAGCCAAACAAATATTAAATAAGGTTTGTGTAGAAGTAAATAGCACCAGCGGCAACATCACTGAAACTTTGCGTAGGCTTTGGGGCTGGGGTGAAATTTTACAAAATCTTGCCCTTCCTCGATTCAGGAAACAGGGTCTTACGGAAGAAATAACGATTGGTTTTAATGGGAATAGCATAACCAAAGAAATCATTCCTGGCTGGAGTAAAAGAGATGACCACCGCCATCATGCTATTGATGCATTGGCTGTAGCTTGTACACAGCAAGGATTTATACAAAGGTTGAACACATTAAATGCAGAGCATACCCGAAACGAAATGTATGCGGTAGTGAGTGGCAACAACTACTCCGAGAAATTAACCCTATTAGAAAAATATCTTGTGTCAAAAAGACCATTTACAACCGCACAGGTTCAGGGTATTGTAGAAGAAATTTTAATATCCTATAAAGCGGGGAAAAAAGTAGCTACCCTTGCTAAGCGGAAAATAAAAAAGAATGGAAAGAAAGAAGTGGTGCAGGAAGGTATTATTGTGCCACGTGGTGCCTTAAGCGAGCAAAGCGTTTATGGCAAAATAAAAACGCTTGCCAAAGACTTTAAAAAGAATGAGACTATAAAATATCCGGCAAAATATCTTTTTGAAAATCCACAACTGATCTTCAAAGCCAAAATAAAAATTCTTGTGGAAGAAAGGTTAAGTCAGCACGATGGTGATGTGAAAAAAGCTTTGGCTTCGCTAAAAAAACAACCCATATTTTTAGATAGTGAAAATAAAGTCGAACTAAAATTTGGAACATGTTTTTCAGAAGAAGCTGTTATTAAATATCCCATTACTGCCATTACTGCTAAAGATGTGGATTATATTATAGACGAAAAAGTAAAAGAGTTGGTAAGGGAAAGATTATTACAACATAATAACAAAGAGAAAGAAGCATTCAAGGAAGTTTTATGGTTTGATGAAGAAATGCAAATCCCAATTTTATCCGTTCGCTGTTTTACAGGGTTAAAAGCAGTTGAGCCCGTTAAAAGAGATGAAATGGGAAAAGAAATTGGTTTTGTACTTACAAAGAACAATCATCACATTGCTTTGTATAAAAATGAAGAAGGCGAACTGATTGAACTACCGGTTACATTTTGGCATGCCGTTGAACGAAAATCACTTTTTATTCACCATTTCACAAGAGAAGAAAGGGATCAGGCACAGGAGAATACTATCATTAAAAAACCAGATTTGGTTTGGGATAAAATTGAATCATTGTCAGATAATAAATTTTCAGAATCTTTCTTGCAAAAATTGCCTTTACCCAAATGGCAATTCGTATCTTCTATTCAACGCAATGAAATGTTTGTGATTGGCCTGAAAGAAGAAGAATTGAATGATGCTATTAAAGCAAATGATTATAAACTTATCAATCAAAATTTATTCAGAGTTAACGCCATTGCAAATAAAAATTATCAATTCAGGCTTCACACTGAAACTAAAGTGGATGATAAATACAATGGGGTGAAAAATGAAATGCTTTCCAAAACTATGGGCAAGCTCATTATTATTCAAAGTATTGATGCGTGGAAACAAAGAAACCCCATTAAAGTAAGAGTAAATAATTTAGGGAAGATTGTGAAAGTAGGGTAA
- a CDS encoding helix-turn-helix domain-containing protein, whose amino-acid sequence MTEKTIHEGRNVKRIREILGIKQDALAMELGLSQQAVSALEQKEALDKEMIEKIAKVLKIPAEAIKSFSDETAINIISNTFNDNAINMNYQCTFNPLEKMVELYDALLKSEREKIALLEKMLDKK is encoded by the coding sequence ATGACAGAAAAAACAATACACGAAGGAAGAAATGTAAAACGCATCCGTGAGATATTGGGTATTAAGCAGGATGCATTAGCAATGGAATTAGGATTGAGCCAACAGGCGGTGAGTGCATTGGAGCAGAAGGAAGCGTTGGATAAAGAGATGATTGAAAAAATTGCTAAGGTTTTGAAAATACCTGCTGAAGCAATTAAAAGTTTTTCGGATGAGACTGCGATAAATATAATATCAAACACGTTCAATGATAATGCGATTAACATGAACTATCAATGCACTTTTAATCCATTAGAGAAAATGGTTGAGCTTTATGACGCATTGTTAAAAAGTGAGAGAGAAAAAATTGCATTGCTTGAAAAGATGTTAGATAAGAAATAA
- a CDS encoding DUF1573 domain-containing protein, with translation MKQFMIAFVALFVFTALNAQSKKPADLVKFTSETVDLGKAKLNSPVTATFTFTNNSKEDVVIETVTPGCGCTKSDYTKEPIKPGKSGTITATYNAATPGKFSKQVRVKLLGVDQEQVLTILGNVEQ, from the coding sequence ATGAAACAGTTCATGATCGCCTTTGTAGCACTATTTGTTTTCACTGCCTTGAATGCACAATCAAAAAAACCAGCTGACCTCGTTAAGTTTACAAGTGAAACTGTTGACCTTGGTAAAGCCAAATTAAACAGTCCGGTTACAGCAACATTTACATTCACCAATAACAGTAAAGAAGATGTGGTGATCGAAACTGTAACTCCAGGTTGCGGTTGCACTAAATCTGATTACACAAAAGAACCCATTAAACCGGGTAAAAGTGGTACTATCACTGCTACGTATAATGCGGCAACGCCAGGCAAATTCTCAAAGCAAGTAAGAGTAAAATTGCTGGGGGTTGATCAGGAGCAGGTTCTTACCATTTTAGGTAATGTTGAACAATAA
- a CDS encoding pyridoxal phosphate-dependent aminotransferase produces MLEISKRGEQMPPSPIRKLVPFAEAAKKKGIKVFHLNIGQPDIETPPAILDAVRNTDIKVLEYSHSAGNESYRRKLVQYYKKVGIDVNYDQIMITTGGSEAIMFGFLTCLNPGDEVIVPEPFYANYNGFACAAGVNVVPITSTIETGFALPPIEDFEKVITAKTKGIIICSPNNPTGYLYSKEEMYKLKDLCLKYNLYLFSDEAYREFCYDGEYVSALHVEGLEQHVVLMDTISKRYSACGARLGALVTKNKAVYDAAMKFAQARLSPPGLAQIMGEAAIDLPETYFEAPKAEYLSRRNLLVKRLNAMPGVVCPNPGGAFYAMAKLPIDDSDKFCQWLLESFSYNGQTLMLAPATGFYGTPGLGKQEVRLAYVLNLTALDQAMDCLEEALKVYPGRTN; encoded by the coding sequence ATGTTAGAAATCAGTAAACGTGGCGAACAAATGCCGCCCTCGCCTATCAGGAAATTAGTTCCTTTTGCAGAAGCTGCAAAGAAGAAAGGCATCAAAGTGTTCCATTTAAATATTGGCCAGCCCGATATTGAAACGCCCCCTGCTATTCTTGATGCTGTGCGTAATACCGATATTAAAGTGCTTGAATACAGCCACAGCGCCGGTAACGAAAGCTATCGCCGCAAACTGGTACAGTATTATAAAAAAGTGGGTATTGATGTGAATTACGACCAGATCATGATCACCACAGGCGGTAGCGAAGCCATTATGTTTGGCTTTCTTACCTGTTTAAATCCCGGTGATGAAGTGATCGTACCTGAACCGTTTTATGCAAACTACAATGGATTTGCATGTGCAGCGGGAGTAAATGTTGTACCTATTACTTCAACAATAGAAACAGGTTTTGCATTACCTCCTATAGAAGATTTTGAAAAAGTAATTACAGCAAAAACAAAGGGCATCATCATCTGCAGTCCGAATAATCCAACCGGCTATTTATACAGCAAAGAAGAAATGTATAAGCTGAAAGACCTTTGTTTGAAATATAACCTCTACCTCTTCAGTGATGAAGCTTACCGTGAATTTTGTTATGATGGTGAATATGTAAGTGCCTTACATGTTGAAGGACTTGAACAGCACGTAGTGTTGATGGATACCATCAGTAAACGATACAGTGCTTGCGGAGCAAGACTTGGCGCATTGGTTACAAAGAATAAAGCGGTGTATGATGCTGCTATGAAATTTGCTCAGGCAAGGTTGAGCCCGCCCGGTTTGGCACAGATTATGGGTGAAGCTGCGATCGATCTGCCCGAAACTTATTTTGAAGCGCCAAAAGCTGAATACCTCTCCCGCAGAAATCTATTGGTGAAACGACTGAATGCGATGCCTGGTGTGGTTTGCCCCAACCCCGGCGGTGCGTTCTATGCTATGGCTAAATTGCCCATTGACGATAGTGATAAATTCTGTCAGTGGTTGCTTGAATCATTTTCTTACAATGGCCAAACTTTGATGCTGGCACCTGCAACAGGGTTTTATGGCACACCCGGACTTGGAAAACAGGAAGTGAGGCTGGCCTATGTGCTCAATCTTACGGCATTGGACCAAGCGATGGATTGCTTGGAAGAAGCCTTGAAAGTTTATCCCGGAAGAACGAATTAG
- the cas1 gene encoding type II CRISPR-associated endonuclease Cas1 yields MIKRTLYFGSPAYLKTTNEQLIIELPDTGEIKQAPIEDIGILILDHQQITITQALMAKLLANNTALVTCDQTHHPTGLLLNLDGNSLQSQKHQAQLEATVPLKKQLWQQTVTAKIANQAALLQLEREEAGYLRQLSKDVKSGDSDNSEAIAAAYYWKRVFPAFLEFRRERYGPAPNQLLNYGYSILRALVARSLVASGMLPTFGIHHRNQYNSYCLADDMMEPYRPYVDKVVCDIIRMNGKFLDMTPKMKQALLAIPAMDVVIDGQKSPLMNAVQRTTASLAKCFEGKTRKLLYPEL; encoded by the coding sequence ATGATCAAGCGGACCCTTTATTTCGGTAGCCCCGCCTACCTGAAAACCACCAATGAGCAACTGATTATTGAGTTGCCTGATACAGGTGAAATTAAACAGGCACCCATCGAGGATATCGGCATCCTGATCCTCGACCACCAGCAAATTACCATTACACAGGCATTGATGGCCAAGCTTTTGGCTAATAATACAGCTTTGGTTACCTGCGACCAGACCCACCACCCTACCGGCCTGTTACTGAATTTAGACGGCAACAGTTTGCAGAGCCAAAAGCACCAGGCCCAGCTTGAAGCAACCGTGCCCTTAAAGAAACAATTGTGGCAGCAGACTGTGACAGCCAAAATAGCTAACCAAGCTGCCCTATTGCAACTGGAACGAGAGGAAGCTGGGTATTTACGCCAGCTTTCCAAAGATGTGAAGAGCGGAGACTCAGATAACAGCGAAGCCATTGCAGCTGCTTATTACTGGAAACGGGTGTTTCCTGCTTTCCTTGAGTTTCGGCGGGAACGATACGGCCCCGCTCCCAATCAATTACTCAATTATGGATATTCGATTCTAAGAGCATTAGTGGCGAGAAGTTTAGTGGCAAGCGGCATGCTGCCCACCTTTGGTATTCACCATCGTAATCAATACAACAGTTACTGCTTAGCCGATGATATGATGGAACCGTACCGGCCTTATGTTGACAAGGTAGTTTGTGACATCATCCGCATGAACGGGAAGTTTTTGGACATGACACCGAAGATGAAACAGGCTTTGCTTGCAATACCGGCAATGGATGTGGTGATTGACGGACAGAAGAGTCCGCTGATGAATGCGGTGCAGCGCACGACGGCGAGTCTGGCGAAGTGTTTTGAGGGGAAGACGAGGAAGTTGTTATACCCGGAGCTTTAG
- a CDS encoding HEPN domain-containing protein, whose translation MSAFTIYHHCKESIELQQTYWVNAILQSANPDMIFLLGASRHRRRSESIFQYSTPTSQHIGDLFLLILISNLGNKTLQDWQDKIEANCRHLGTGSVWVLSTNSFHEWLKQGHTFAMQVWQKAVRWHNNGVITEASVPIVVKPVDEVEIEKNQIAGKNRAKEFLVGAELFVARKQYSMAAFMLHQCAEQTLITLVKVNTGYHANTHSIDRLLRLAELVSYQIRDRLPRTTEQQKYFFSLLQKAYIDARYKADYKATEADLLYLLPKVKGIVELLE comes from the coding sequence ATGTCAGCCTTCACCATCTACCATCACTGCAAAGAATCCATTGAACTGCAACAAACCTATTGGGTAAATGCGATTCTGCAATCAGCAAATCCCGACATGATCTTTCTGCTCGGAGCATCCCGGCACCGTCGGAGAAGCGAAAGCATTTTTCAATACAGCACACCTACCTCACAACACATTGGCGACCTCTTTTTACTCATTCTCATAAGCAATCTCGGAAACAAAACTTTACAGGATTGGCAGGATAAAATTGAAGCCAACTGCCGCCATTTGGGTACAGGTTCGGTGTGGGTGTTGTCAACCAATAGTTTTCACGAGTGGTTAAAGCAAGGCCATACGTTCGCTATGCAGGTATGGCAAAAAGCCGTTAGGTGGCACAACAATGGCGTCATCACAGAAGCATCAGTTCCAATCGTCGTTAAACCTGTTGATGAAGTAGAAATCGAAAAGAACCAGATAGCTGGTAAAAACAGGGCGAAGGAATTTTTGGTAGGTGCAGAATTGTTTGTAGCACGTAAGCAATACAGCATGGCTGCATTTATGTTGCACCAATGTGCGGAGCAAACCCTCATTACATTGGTGAAAGTAAATACAGGATACCACGCCAATACACATAGCATCGACCGGCTCTTACGCTTGGCAGAACTGGTATCGTATCAAATAAGAGATAGGCTCCCACGTACAACCGAACAACAAAAATATTTCTTCAGCCTGTTGCAAAAAGCATACATCGATGCACGCTATAAAGCCGACTACAAAGCAACAGAAGCCGACTTGCTTTACCTGCTGCCTAAAGTGAAGGGTATCGTAGAATTATTAGAGTAG